The following is a genomic window from Methanothermobacter sp..
AACTGGATTTTTAACTGACCTCGTGCTTCCATTGATGGGCATTGAGGTCCCATCACTCACAAACACTGCTGCTGCAGCTGGAGTCTCCATCATAGCCTACGGGGTGCTCAGGTTTCACATACCAGTACTCAGTCCAATGAACGCAGCGATGGATATTGTGAGGAGCATGAACAGTTTTCTCATCATAACAGACCTTGAATTCAGAATATCCTATGTTAACCCTGCAGCCGAGAGGTTAACGGGTTTCAGTGCAGCGGAACTTCTGGGGAGGAGGATAGATGAGGTCATGGAATTGGATGGTAAACCATCTGAGATGATGGGATCCATGGTGGAGTCAGCCCTGAAATCAGGGGATGGTGTGGTACCCGTTGTTGTATCCGCCGGCCACATCCATGGAAGGGGAGGGGAACACGTGGGCCTACTCTTCACGGGATCAGATATAAGGCCGATAAAGGAGATGGAGAAAAAACTTAAAAGGAGGGAGGAACGCCTTGTGCTGCTCACAGAGCACATGGCTGATGGCCTCGGGGAATTTGACAGGAACTTCAAATTCAGATACCTCAGCCCGTCAGTGAAGAACATAACTGGTTACGGACATGGGCACCTCATCAACAGGTCCGCTATCGATTTTCTGGATTACGTGCACCCGGATGACCGGGAGAATGTCAGGGAACTTATAATGAGTGATGAGGAAATGCACAGGGCAACATTCAGGATAAAAAGGCCAGATGGAAGCTACAGGTGGGTTGAGTACGTTGACAGGCCCATCCGCAGAGATGGTGTTATCAGTGGCTACGTATTCGGCCTGAGGGATATACATGAACATAAACTCGCAGAGGAGGCCCTCAGGGTGAGCCGAGAGAAGTTCAGGGAGCTTTTCAGGAACATGAATGCAGGTGTAATCGTATTAAGTCCTGTGAAAGGAGGATTCAGGGTTTTATCCATGAATCCCGTCGCTGAGGAGATGGAGGGTGTCGTCTGCGGGGACGTGAAGGGAATGGAACTTGAGAGGGCACTTCCAGAAATCGCAGAGTCCAGCATCAGAGAAGCCCTTGAAAGGGTGACCGGGAAGGATGGACCACTGTACCTTCCTGAGGTTAAACATGGTGAGAGATGGCTTGAAGTGTACATATACAGGCTCTCAACCGGTGAGGTTGTCATAATATGTGGGGATATAACCCTCAGAAAGGAGTATGAGGAGATGCTGAGATCCTCCATAAAGGAGAAGGAGGCGCTGCTGAGGGAGGTGCATCACAGGGTCAAGAACAACTTCCAGATAATATCCAGCCTCATAAACCTCCAGTTAGAGGAAATCAAGGATCCAGCACCCCTCATGGACCTTCAGACCAGGGTTCAATCCATGGCCCTGGTACATGAACTCCTCTATGAATCTGAGGATATAACCAGAATCGACATGAGGCGCTACATTGAGAGGCTCACATCATCCATCCTGGACAGCTACCATGCAAGGGGGATAGAAATCAATGTCTCAGCCGAGGATGTGACTCTCCCCATCGAGACAGCCGTACCCCTGGGTCTCATAATAAATGAGCTCATCACAAATTCCGTGAAACATGCGTTCAGTGAGGGGGGAGAGATCACAGTGAAACTGGAATCAGAGGGTGATGACTTCATACTCACCATCTCAGATAATGGTGTGGGTTTTCCAGCAGACTTTGTACTTGAGGAGTCAGATTCACTGGGCCTGAAACTTGTAGGTGGACTTGTGGATCAGCTGGACGGGGACCTTGAAGTGGATATGAAGGATGGAACCCAATTCAGGGTAAGATTCTCGGTTGTGCCCTACAGGCCCAGAATATAGGAAGGGCAAAGTTTAAGTTAAAATGCATGGGATCATTTAACATGGTACTCACGCCAAGGGATGATGTTCTGAGGGCTGTTAGAAATTACTTTGAATGTGAGCGCCGGTATGGTATAAACAGGCGAACTGAAGCATGGCGTTCACTTTCAGATAGTTTCATAAGAACCGATGATGGCTCATACACCCTCGAGTCAGATTCCTGTGGGGAGGCCATGCACACCAGGAGCGGAGCCATAACAGAGTCCTTTGAAAAATTTGTAAGGCCCTCAGTACCACCTGATGCAGAGGAAATCCGGGTTCTTGACCTCTGTTCTGGCCTCGGCTATAACACAGCAGCGCTACTTGAATTCACCTCTGCTGGTGAGGTTACAGTGGACATGGTGGAGGTCTCCCCTGAAACCCTTGCAGCAGCCCTCATCGTCCCATCACCGGTAAAATCCCATGAGTTTGTCAGGGCTGCCTATGAGGACCGCCTGATGGAAATGGGAATCGTCGGCATGAGGGCATCATCCCCACCACCCCCTGAGGTCACCCTGCAGGTTCACTGTGAGGATGCAAGGGAGACGCTACAGAAACTTGAGGCTGAATACTATGACGCCATCTTCCTTGACGCATTCAGTCCCGGGGTTTCACCTGAACTCTACACTGTGGAGTTTCTATCACAGATAGCCAGGGTTATAAAGCCAGATGGAGTCCTTGCAACCTACACCTCCGCTGCTCCACTGAGATCCGCCCTTATAGAGGTGGGGTTCCATGTTGGTGCCGGCCCGGTATTTGGAAGGAAATCTGCAGGCACACTGGCCTCAATGGATCCCTCAAAGATTAAAGAGCCCCTGGACTGGAGGGATGAGAGGATGGTGGCCCTCAGTGATGCAGGGGTACCCTACAGGGATCCCACACTTTCTTCAGATGGTGAAACCATAATTGAGGGGCGTAGACTTGAACGCAGGCTCGTTCGCGGTGTTACAAGGATATCATCCGCCGTTAAAACCCCGATCTACCTTGGGGGTTCCGTTGAAGAGGGCAGGATCGGGCGCAGAGTCAGAAGGAACCTTGAAAGGATGGGTATCTCCGATCTGAAAGGAGGGAAGGCACTCTACATAATATGTCCTCAGATGGATGAATGTGTATGTGGCTGTGGAGAGGAAAGGGTGGCAACATCCAGGGAAAGGATAATGTCAATGAGAAGGAGACTACTGGAAGTGGCCGGTTGCAGAGGGATAATAGAGGGATAATGCAATCTGCTAGTTTTTTACTGTTCCACTGTAAATTCATATATAAAACGATTCAATGCGTTAGTATGATTTGATGATTCATATCTGGGGCTTCATGGGTTTATGTTAAAATAATGAGATATCGATGATTTCATATTTTCGAGCGATCCAATGAGTTTAATGGCTTAATACGGGAGGATTTCATGTTTGAGATAAGATCAAAGGACAACCTGGGAAGAACAGGTATCCTCAAGACAGAACACGGAGAGGTCAGGACACCGGCACTGATGCCGGTTATACATCCAGGTAAGCAGACCATTGACGTTAAGAGGTTCGGCGCTGAGATCGTGATAACCAATGCATACATAATCTACAGGAACCCTGAACTCAGGGAGGAGGCACTGAAAAAGGGTGTCCATGGACTCATAAACTTTGATGGGCCCATAATGACGGATTCGGGTTCATTCCAGCTCTCAGAGTACGGCGACGTTGAGGTTGAGAACCATGAAATAGTCCGCTTCCAGGATGAGATAGGAACAGACATAGGTACATCACTGGATATACCGACGCCGCCTGGTGTGAGCCACAGAAGGGCCCTTGAGGAGGTTGAAGTCACACTTCAAAGGGCCAGGGAGTCCCTTGAGTACAGGGAGAGGATGATGCTCAACGCCGTTGTACAGGGATCAACCCACCCTGACCTCAGAAGGTACTGCGCCTCACAGCTTGCAGAGCTCCCGGTGGAACTCCACCCAATAGGTGCCGTCGTACCTCTAATGGAGTCCTACAGGTACAGGGAACTGGTTGACGCTGTACTGTCCTCTGTTTCGGAGCTTCCACCATCAAGGCCAAGGCACCTCATGGGGGCGGGGCATCCAATGATATTCGCCCTCGCCGCCTCCATGGGATGCGACCTCTTTGATTCGGCGGCCTACATACTCTATGCAGAGGATGGCCGCCTTCTGAGCACAGAGGGGACATATAAACTTGAGAATCTCCAGGAGATGCCGTGCTCATGCAGGGTATGCACGGATTATACCCCATCGGAGCTCCGGGGGATGGAGGCTGAGGATAGAAGGAACCTCATAGCTGAACACAACCTCCATGTGAGCTTTGCAGAGATAAGGAAGGTCCGCCAGGCAATTTATGAGGGGAGCCTAATGGAACTTGTTGAGGAGAGATGCAGGGCACATCCAAGGCTCCTTGAGGGGTACAGGAGGATGTCGGCCTACGTTGAACTCTCTGAGAGATTCGAGCCAAGGTCCAAACGCTCAGCATTCTTCTACACTGGACCAGAATCACTGGGGCGTGTTGAGGTTCACAGGCACCTTCGGTGGGCTAAGAAAAACCTGAAGGGAAGGATGGCCATCATAGGCCCGTCAAGGAAACCCTACTCATCCAGTTTACCCTCCACTATCAGTGGCTTCCGCTCAATGAAGCCCCAGCTGGATGGTGAGTGGAGTGTGGTGGTTGCAGACATCCCCTTTGGCCTCATACCCCTTGAACTTGACCAGGTCTACCCACTCGCCCAGAGCGATGCGCCGGGTATCATGGACCTGGAGGCCAGGCACTTCCTGAGGGAACTGATACTCGACCTTGAAGGGGATGTCATCATCAGTGAGGACCTCTGCAGTGAACTTGGACTTCAGCTTCCACACACCTACTCCGGGGAGGTGAAGACCTATGTTGATGACCTTGACCGTATAAGGATGATTGCAGAGTACCAGTTCGGTGAGGGATCAGGTAAAGTGCTGTTCCCTGATGATGTTAGGATTGAGAGGAGCCGTAACACAGGGAAGATAAGGCACATATACTCAGGAGAGAAACTGATATGCACCATGCGGGCATCTGACGGCCTCTTTGTGCTCTCAGCCGAGGGTGCCAGGAGGC
Proteins encoded in this region:
- a CDS encoding MnmC family methyltransferase, giving the protein MVLTPRDDVLRAVRNYFECERRYGINRRTEAWRSLSDSFIRTDDGSYTLESDSCGEAMHTRSGAITESFEKFVRPSVPPDAEEIRVLDLCSGLGYNTAALLEFTSAGEVTVDMVEVSPETLAAALIVPSPVKSHEFVRAAYEDRLMEMGIVGMRASSPPPPEVTLQVHCEDARETLQKLEAEYYDAIFLDAFSPGVSPELYTVEFLSQIARVIKPDGVLATYTSAAPLRSALIEVGFHVGAGPVFGRKSAGTLASMDPSKIKEPLDWRDERMVALSDAGVPYRDPTLSSDGETIIEGRRLERRLVRGVTRISSAVKTPIYLGGSVEEGRIGRRVRRNLERMGISDLKGGKALYIICPQMDECVCGCGEERVATSRERIMSMRRRLLEVAGCRGIIEG
- a CDS encoding PAS domain S-box protein, whose amino-acid sequence is MNPLALISITAFVTATLSGIYIFVKNPKSRFNRTLLAFSALVAYLSLIDFGLYISESYGMAALWVKMGFLWPFVVPVILHMVMIFTGRMRRWYTLAALYAPAFIFSVLELTTGLITAGPLLTPWGWTFAASRSPAYDLSTIWGLAVGITALILIVIHLRSSSSEGRTQGVYLFTGLMLPIVTGFLTDLVLPLMGIEVPSLTNTAAAAGVSIIAYGVLRFHIPVLSPMNAAMDIVRSMNSFLIITDLEFRISYVNPAAERLTGFSAAELLGRRIDEVMELDGKPSEMMGSMVESALKSGDGVVPVVVSAGHIHGRGGEHVGLLFTGSDIRPIKEMEKKLKRREERLVLLTEHMADGLGEFDRNFKFRYLSPSVKNITGYGHGHLINRSAIDFLDYVHPDDRENVRELIMSDEEMHRATFRIKRPDGSYRWVEYVDRPIRRDGVISGYVFGLRDIHEHKLAEEALRVSREKFRELFRNMNAGVIVLSPVKGGFRVLSMNPVAEEMEGVVCGDVKGMELERALPEIAESSIREALERVTGKDGPLYLPEVKHGERWLEVYIYRLSTGEVVIICGDITLRKEYEEMLRSSIKEKEALLREVHHRVKNNFQIISSLINLQLEEIKDPAPLMDLQTRVQSMALVHELLYESEDITRIDMRRYIERLTSSILDSYHARGIEINVSAEDVTLPIETAVPLGLIINELITNSVKHAFSEGGEITVKLESEGDDFILTISDNGVGFPADFVLEESDSLGLKLVGGLVDQLDGDLEVDMKDGTQFRVRFSVVPYRPRI
- the tgtA gene encoding tRNA guanosine(15) transglycosylase TgtA; its protein translation is MFEIRSKDNLGRTGILKTEHGEVRTPALMPVIHPGKQTIDVKRFGAEIVITNAYIIYRNPELREEALKKGVHGLINFDGPIMTDSGSFQLSEYGDVEVENHEIVRFQDEIGTDIGTSLDIPTPPGVSHRRALEEVEVTLQRARESLEYRERMMLNAVVQGSTHPDLRRYCASQLAELPVELHPIGAVVPLMESYRYRELVDAVLSSVSELPPSRPRHLMGAGHPMIFALAASMGCDLFDSAAYILYAEDGRLLSTEGTYKLENLQEMPCSCRVCTDYTPSELRGMEAEDRRNLIAEHNLHVSFAEIRKVRQAIYEGSLMELVEERCRAHPRLLEGYRRMSAYVELSERFEPRSKRSAFFYTGPESLGRVEVHRHLRWAKKNLKGRMAIIGPSRKPYSSSLPSTISGFRSMKPQLDGEWSVVVADIPFGLIPLELDQVYPLAQSDAPGIMDLEARHFLRELILDLEGDVIISEDLCSELGLQLPHTYSGEVKTYVDDLDRIRMIAEYQFGEGSGKVLFPDDVRIERSRNTGKIRHIYSGEKLICTMRASDGLFVLSAEGARRLHDGTAYPRCRVAVNEESEPFAREGRSVFAKFIIDCDNNIRAGDEVLIVNAHDELLATGRALLCAEEMMDLNHGQAVKTRKGGF